From the genome of Adhaeribacter pallidiroseus:
AAGCTTTTAGTCGGGATTTTAGGTTTATAGTTAAACCAAAAAGAATGCAATTAACCAGTTTATTTTAATTCGTTGAAAGAAATTTTAAACCATAGAACCTGTAATTCGTTTTTAGGCATGTAACACATATTTAAACTATAAAACTATGGACTCACAAGACTTAAAAAACAAAGCGCAAGATTTAAAAAACAAAGCAGATAACGTAAATCCAGAACATAAAGAAGGACCAATAGCCTCGGCTATCGAAAATTATACTTCTAAGTTACCTTCTGATTTATTTTTATGGGCAGCATTAGGCTCAATGGCTGTTTCTGCTACTTTAAAAATTATGAAAAAAGACGAAGAAGCATTATTTGTAGGCCAGTGGGCACCATCTTTCCTGCTTCTTGGGAACTACAATAAAATGATTAAACTAGCCGGTTACGAGAAAGACAAATAAGGCAAATTTTTAAAATTGGTTTAATTACATAAAAAAGAGGAAGTAGTTACTTCCTCTTTTTTATGGTAGAACGGTTGTAATGTCAAACGTTTAATACGCACAAAACAGATTCGATCTAATTTTGCTGTTGTAAAAAACTAGTTTATGCTTCTGCCTCCGTTGTAGTGGGGATAAAGTTTATTTCCTGACCAGCAGCAAACAACACGTAAGCCCTCTTCCAGGGATCATTACCCAGCAATCGCCATTTATGGCCTGAACCTGTGGTGTCCATGGCCAACAATACCTCACCCGGTTTTAAGAGAAAGGTTTGTCCCGAATAAGTTTCAAACTCTAAGATTCCCGATAAGCTTAGCACGTATTGGGTGGTAGGAGCGGTATGCCAATCATATTCGGCTGGAGCAGCCGTTTCCTTAAACCGAATCCCGGTAGCCTGGTTTATTTGGTTTTCGGTTACATGGCCTTCAGTTACGTGGGTATGGCCATCCGGCCCGGTATAAATTTTATAAGCTTTTATCATGCAGGTATTTTTCAATTAGTTCGGTACTAATTTCGCGTCGGGCACCGGTTAGCTTATTTAGTAAATTAAGCTTAAAAGGTTGGTAGGTTTATCTATTTTCTGTAATTATCTTTATAGATACTTCCAGTCTTTATAGATACTTCCAGGTTGCTGACTAGTTTTAGCAATTGCTTCAATTCTATTTCTTTTATCCACGAATTTTAAATTGCTTTTGCCAACAGGTGTCCTAAAAAATTTGTAACTAACGGCTCATCTGGTAAACTTTCTTTTTCTTAAAATTTAATATGCGTTTCTGGTTCTTGTTTATTCTTGTCGGGTGTGCCGCATCGGCCTGTAACAACTTTCCGCGCGATCCGGACAAAACCCTTGAAAAATAAAAAATAACACCTTATTAGTTGGTTACTCTGAAAACGCTCCGTGGGTAATTAAAACTAAAGCAAACCCCACCGGCTTGGAAGCTGATTTAATAGTAGAATTTGCTAAAACGCAGCAAGCTAAAATTATCTGGGTGAACGATACAGAACAAGATTTATTTGAAAAACTAGAAAATCGGGAATTACAACTGGTAATTGGCGGAATTACCGATAAAAACACTTGGAAAAGTAAAGTAAGTTTTACGCAGCCTTATCTAGAGTTTAATAAAGAAAAACATGTAATGGCCGTTTTAAAAGGGGAAAATGCTTTTGCCGTGGCTTTAGAAGAATTTTTATACCAACACAAATCAAACCTGCACACCCGCCTCTCCGCTTATGAAGCCCATTAAAAACTTTGAATTTCCCCCGGAATTGCAGCCCTTATATCGGAAAGCCAAACGTTTGGAATGGATTACCATTGTTTACTTAGCCATTACCATTGTCATTATGTTTCTGACCATGGGCAATTCGCAGGCTATGAAAACAGCCTGGTTCGAAGATGTATTAAGCCTCACTCCTTCTATTGCATTCCTGGTAGTATCCCGAATATTTTTAAAACCAGCTAACAAGGAATTTCCATACGGTTACCACAAAGTAGTTTCCATTGCCTATTTATGCAGCTCCTTAGCTTTATTTTCGGTAGGTTGCTTTCTAGTTATTGATTCGGCCACAACGCTCCTGAAAGCCGACCGACCCACTATTAGTACCATTGTTATTTTTGGCCAGCAAATCTGGCTTGGGTATGTTATGATTGCGGCCTTAATCTGGGGAACGGTACCAGCTATTTTCCTGGGAAGAGCGAAGCTACCGCTGGCCGAGAAACTGCACGAGAAAAATCTGCACACGGATGCCGAAATGCAAAAGGCCGATTGGATGACCGGGGTGGCGGCTATTTTGGGTATTGTGGGTATTGGCTTTGGTTTCTGGTGGGCCGATGCCGCGGCAGCTTCTTTAATTGCCGTGGATATAATTAAAGATGGTTTTAAAAATTTAAAACAAGCCTTATTTGATTTAATGGACCAAATACCCAAAACCGTAGATAACCAGAAAACCGATCCGTTGATCAAACACATTGAGGAATACTTAAAAGAAAAGGCCTGGATCAAAGAATCGGCCATCCGGTTGCGCGAAGATGGGCATATCTATTTTGGAGAAGCATTTGTGGTGCCGGTCGCAACCACCAATTTAACGGAACACATCGAAAAAACTAGTCAGGAAATTGAAAATATGCATTGGCATCTCCATGAATTTATCATTACTTTGGTAAGCCATTTACCTGCGCCGGCAGATGAGCAGGCTTAGCTAATCACTTTATCGTGTATCCAGAACGCTTTATATTGTTCAGGAAACGGAGGTTTTGTGTTTTAATCTAACTGCAGAAAATTCATTTTTTCTATGAAGAAGGCAGTTAATTAGCAAGTTGCAAACCTTGTTAAAACAAGATTTTTTAAAATTTTTCTTTTTTGTTTACGCAATGAAGTTTTTTTAAAACCCAACAGCAGCAATATAACCACTAAAAACTACTTACCACTTTTACAAGAAACCACATGAAAAAACAAATGAAGCTTTGGGTATTGGCCTTCTTATTTGTAGGCTGTACTTCCAGTATGAACAAAGGAACAAAAAACAGTAAAGATGGCTGGATTAGCCTGTTCGATGGCACGTCTTTAAACGGTTGGCGGGCCAGCGAAAATCCTAATACCTTTAGCGTAGAAAATGGGGCTATCGTGGTGCACGGTCCGCGGGCACACCTGTTCTACGAAGGTCCCGTACAAAACCACGAATTTAAAAATTTTGAATTTAAGGCCCAGGTCATGACTACTCCCGGCTCTAATTCGGGCATGTTTATTCATACGGCTTATCAGGAAACTGGCTGGCCGTCTAAAGGCTACGAAATTCAGGTAAATAATTCGCACACCGACTGGCGCCGGACCGGCAGTTTGTACGCGGTGCAAGACGTAAAAGAACAAATCGTAAAAGATAACGAATGGTACACCGAACAAATATCCGTTCAAGGAAAACACATCACCATTAAAATTAACGATAAAACTGTAGTGGATTATACCGAACCCGACAGCGTAGCTACCAAAAATATGGGCGGAAAAATGCTATCTAGTGGTACAGTAGCTCTTCAGGGTCATGATCCGGCAAGCAAGGTTTATTTTAAAGATGTTATGATTAAACCGTTGCCCTAAGGACGTTAATTTTAAAAAATTCTTTTTGAAACAAGACAAAAATTAAAAAACAGCTCAGCAAAGATAGCTAGCGAACAATGCTTTGCTTTGCCTATTTTGTTGTAACAGCAATTTTAATCAAAAAAGAGCGGCAAAATGGCGCTCTTTTTTGATTAAAATTTATATCTATACAATGCCCAGCAAACCTAACTTTCGTAATTTTTAAAGGCATTTCTCCGGTTAAAACCATCCCATACCCATATGATTTTACATCAGGAGAAATTAATTTTACTAATTTATGAACTCTTCCCCTACATCCTTCGGGTGCGTTAGCGTGCTAGTAAGCATCCTTTTATTCCATTAACTGTTGCCATAAACCAGTATTCAATCACCAAATTGCTGATTGATTCCCGAGGTACAGTGGGCGATGTGGAAGTTGAAGATTATAAGTTTTTAGCAATGCCATTGCCGTAGGATTTAGCCGTTGCTCCGTTAAAAAGGTTCGTGCGAATAGTTTCTGCGGCTGAAAAGCGCAAAGTCAGAATCCAGGCGTATACCCGTAAAATAAGCGCGATAAGTGAATTTAAATTATTTAAGGAGGAAGTTGTCATCGTAAATTGGTTGATTAGCCAAGCAGATTGAAGCAAGCCCTAATTAAAATTAAAAAACATTTACCACAATATTTCCCT
Proteins encoded in this window:
- a CDS encoding cation diffusion facilitator family transporter; this encodes MKPIKNFEFPPELQPLYRKAKRLEWITIVYLAITIVIMFLTMGNSQAMKTAWFEDVLSLTPSIAFLVVSRIFLKPANKEFPYGYHKVVSIAYLCSSLALFSVGCFLVIDSATTLLKADRPTISTIVIFGQQIWLGYVMIAALIWGTVPAIFLGRAKLPLAEKLHEKNLHTDAEMQKADWMTGVAAILGIVGIGFGFWWADAAAASLIAVDIIKDGFKNLKQALFDLMDQIPKTVDNQKTDPLIKHIEEYLKEKAWIKESAIRLREDGHIYFGEAFVVPVATTNLTEHIEKTSQEIENMHWHLHEFIITLVSHLPAPADEQA
- a CDS encoding cupin domain-containing protein translates to MIKAYKIYTGPDGHTHVTEGHVTENQINQATGIRFKETAAPAEYDWHTAPTTQYVLSLSGILEFETYSGQTFLLKPGEVLLAMDTTGSGHKWRLLGNDPWKRAYVLFAAGQEINFIPTTTEAEA
- a CDS encoding 3-keto-disaccharide hydrolase → MKKQMKLWVLAFLFVGCTSSMNKGTKNSKDGWISLFDGTSLNGWRASENPNTFSVENGAIVVHGPRAHLFYEGPVQNHEFKNFEFKAQVMTTPGSNSGMFIHTAYQETGWPSKGYEIQVNNSHTDWRRTGSLYAVQDVKEQIVKDNEWYTEQISVQGKHITIKINDKTVVDYTEPDSVATKNMGGKMLSSGTVALQGHDPASKVYFKDVMIKPLP
- a CDS encoding transporter substrate-binding domain-containing protein; this translates as MKNNTLLVGYSENAPWVIKTKANPTGLEADLIVEFAKTQQAKIIWVNDTEQDLFEKLENRELQLVIGGITDKNTWKSKVSFTQPYLEFNKEKHVMAVLKGENAFAVALEEFLYQHKSNLHTRLSAYEAH